One segment of Candidatus Blochmannia ocreatus DNA contains the following:
- a CDS encoding urease subunit beta: MVPGEWHISHGEIELNFGRKKILVTVINCGDRPIQVGSHFHFYEVNTALKFNRVVTLGFRLNIPSGTAIRFEPGQSRNVELVAYVDACKIYGFCKLIMGAITSN; encoded by the coding sequence ATGGTTCCAGGTGAATGGCATATTTCTCACGGAGAAATAGAATTAAATTTTGGTAGAAAAAAAATTTTAGTAACAGTTATAAATTGTGGAGATAGACCTATACAAGTTGGTTCTCATTTTCATTTTTATGAAGTTAATACTGCATTAAAATTTAATAGGGTTGTTACGCTTGGATTTCGTTTAAATATACCTTCTGGTACTGCAATACGTTTTGAACCAGGGCAATCTAGAAACGTAGAATTGGTTGCATATGTAGATGCATGTAAAATTTATGGGTTTTGTAAATTAATAATGGGTGCTATTACTTCAAATTAG
- a CDS encoding urease subunit gamma, which translates to MKLLPREKDKLLLFTAALLAERRRHRGLKLNYPEAVALISYTILEGARDGKNVSELMSLGKNILTRNDVMLGVPEMISNIQVEATFVDGTKLVTIHDPII; encoded by the coding sequence ATGAAATTATTACCACGTGAAAAGGATAAGTTATTACTTTTTACAGCTGCATTATTAGCTGAAAGACGTCGTCATAGAGGGTTAAAATTGAATTATCCAGAAGCAGTGGCATTAATTAGTTATACAATATTAGAAGGAGCGCGTGATGGGAAAAATGTATCGGAATTAATGTCGCTCGGTAAAAATATATTAACTAGGAACGATGTAATGTTAGGAGTACCAGAGATGATTTCTAATATACAAGTAGAAGCCACTTTTGTGGATGGTACTAAATTAGTAACAATACATGATCCTATTATTTAG
- a CDS encoding urease accessory protein UreD: MDKHSSQVWLGKLQLNFSLKQGISVLTKCQHVGPFYVKKCFYPRNDDIPHVYLLHPPGGLVGGDKLILNVQLEPNSSALLTTPGASRFYRSNGLYAEQTNMFKLRKNTTLEWVPQSSIFFPKTKAKIHNTFILEEGARVIAFETLCFGYLSSHVLLYPEETDIYLNVIISNSVGLQDRFKVTELEYFEKLGGFFISAMLFAIPSDYEILKKVRTLIKPVRSSYIGGASLLDTILIVRLLGKDHQFIKQLIHRIWYIVRPAVIGKDVTIPRIWFT, encoded by the coding sequence ATGGATAAACACTCGAGTCAAGTATGGTTGGGGAAGTTACAGTTAAATTTTTCATTAAAACAAGGAATAAGTGTTTTGACGAAATGTCAGCATGTTGGTCCTTTCTATGTGAAAAAATGTTTTTATCCCAGAAATGATGATATTCCGCATGTTTATTTATTACATCCACCAGGCGGTTTAGTGGGAGGAGATAAGTTAATACTAAATGTTCAATTAGAACCTAATAGTAGCGCGCTACTTACAACTCCTGGCGCTTCTAGATTTTATCGCAGCAATGGTCTTTATGCTGAACAAACGAATATGTTTAAATTAAGAAAAAATACTACCTTAGAGTGGGTTCCGCAAAGTAGTATTTTTTTCCCTAAAACAAAAGCAAAAATTCATAATACTTTTATTTTAGAAGAAGGAGCTCGAGTTATTGCTTTTGAAACATTATGTTTTGGGTATCTATCATCCCATGTATTACTTTATCCAGAAGAAACAGATATTTATTTAAATGTTATTATATCTAATTCTGTTGGATTACAAGATCGATTTAAAGTGACTGAATTAGAATATTTTGAAAAATTAGGAGGATTTTTTATCAGTGCTATGTTATTTGCAATTCCTTCAGATTATGAAATATTAAAAAAAGTACGAACATTAATTAAACCTGTACGATCTTCTTATATCGGTGGGGCATCTTTGTTAGATACTATACTGATAGTACGGTTATTAGGGAAGGATCATCAATTTATAAAACAATTAATTCATCGTATTTGGTATATTGTACGTCCTGCTGTAATTGGAAAAGATGTCACTATACCTCGCATTTGGTTTACGTAA